The nucleotide sequence TCACAGGCGAAGAGGCTGCCGGTGCGACCGAATCCGGTGGCGATCTCGTCGAGGATGAGCAACACTCCGTAGCGATCGCACAGCCTGCGCGCGCCGCGGACGAACTCCGGCGCATGGAAGCGCATCCCCCCCGCCCCCTGGACCAGCGGCTCGAAGATGAGCGCCGCGATCTCATGGTGGCGCGTCTCCATCAGCCGTTCGAGGTCGGCTAGTTGATCGGGGTGCCAGCGCGCCCCCGCCGGCGCCTCGGCGAAGAGATGGTCGGGGAGCATGCCGGTGAAGAGGTGGTGCATGCCGGAGACCGGATCGCACACCCCCATGGCGCCGAAGGTGTCGCCGTGGTAGCCGTGGCGGATGGTCAGCAGCCTGCGGCGGCCCGGCTCGCCCTGCGACCGCCAGTACTGCAGCGCCATCTTGATCGCCACCTCGACCGCCACCGAGCCGGAGTCGGCGAAAAAGATCGCCTCCATGCCGGAAGGGGCGATGGAGAGCAACCGCCTCCCCAGCGCCGCTGCCGGCGGATGGGTCAG is from Zetaproteobacteria bacterium and encodes:
- a CDS encoding aminotransferase class III-fold pyridoxal phosphate-dependent enzyme, which gives rise to MPAIDPVWPVVAAEGVELVLADGRRLIDGMASWWCAIHGYRVPELDRALVEQSRRMSHVMFGGLTHPPAAALGRRLLSIAPSGMEAIFFADSGSVAVEVAIKMALQYWRSQGEPGRRRLLTIRHGYHGDTFGAMGVCDPVSGMHHLFTGMLPDHLFAEAPAGARWHPDQLADLERLMETRHHEIAALIFEPLVQGAGGMRFHAPEFVRGARRLCDRYGVLLILDEIATGFGRTGSLFAC